From a region of the Pseudomonas fulva 12-X genome:
- a CDS encoding LysR family transcriptional regulator, with translation MDIKQLKFLIALDETRHFGQAAARCHVTQPTLSMRLRNLENELGLELVRRGQRFEGFTAEGERVLAWARSLMAAHDGLYAEAAACRGQLVGTLRLGVVPLSGFDPMELVRLFAEQHPGLRFQLFALSSDQILERLGSNQLDLGLSYLDRLDREHFDSLELAATRMGLLYDRRHFQFSETTLRWENLIDLPLGLLSAGMHFRQSIDHCFRSRGLTPLPKLETDAVHQLLQAVSAGLCCSIMPLRNGLAEFTNELVLTPIEDAHTLAPLGLIMRRGAPRSPLAEACFSEARTLISA, from the coding sequence ATGGATATCAAGCAGCTCAAGTTTCTGATCGCCCTCGACGAAACCCGCCACTTCGGGCAGGCAGCCGCTCGCTGCCACGTCACCCAGCCAACCCTGTCGATGCGCCTGCGCAATCTGGAAAACGAACTGGGTCTGGAACTGGTGCGCCGCGGCCAGCGCTTCGAGGGTTTTACCGCCGAAGGCGAGCGAGTGCTGGCCTGGGCGCGCAGCCTGATGGCCGCCCATGATGGCCTGTATGCAGAAGCTGCCGCCTGTCGCGGCCAACTGGTCGGTACCCTGCGCCTGGGCGTGGTGCCGCTGTCCGGCTTCGATCCCATGGAGCTGGTGCGGCTGTTCGCCGAACAGCATCCGGGCCTGCGCTTTCAGCTGTTCGCCCTGAGCAGCGACCAGATTCTCGAACGCCTGGGCAGCAATCAGCTGGATCTGGGCCTTTCCTATCTGGACCGGCTGGACCGCGAGCACTTCGACAGCCTGGAGCTGGCGGCCACGCGCATGGGCCTGCTGTACGACCGCCGGCATTTCCAGTTCAGCGAAACCACCCTGCGCTGGGAAAACCTGATCGACCTGCCCCTGGGTTTGCTGTCGGCCGGCATGCACTTTCGCCAGTCCATCGACCACTGCTTCCGCTCCCGCGGCCTGACACCGCTGCCCAAGCTGGAAACCGATGCCGTTCACCAGCTGCTGCAGGCCGTCAGCGCCGGTCTGTGCTGCTCGATCATGCCGCTGCGCAACGGCCTGGCCGAATTCACCAACGAGCTGGTACTGACGCCCATCGAAGACGCCCACACCCTGGCGCCCCTGGGCCTGATCATGCGTCGCGGCGCGCCACGCTCGCCGCTGGCCGAAGCCTGTTTCAGCGAAGCGCGCACGCTGATCAGCGCCTGA
- a CDS encoding NTP/NDP exchange transporter, producing the protein MTLSPTQRLARAINAQPGELAAALAGFALFFCLFCGYFMLRPIRESMGIQAGVENLQWLFTATFVVMLLAVPLFAWLNSRVPRIHFIDWVYGFFCLNLLGFAAAFSLMTESLWLARTFYVWISVYNLFVVSVAWSLMADVFDSPQAKRLFAFIAAGASVGGLAGPALSTLLVGSIGASGLALLAALLLAAAMALKHYLMAWRERAGAGRPGASQAESPRRPVAGNPFSGMTRVFTSSYLLGICAFVILLATVTTFLYFEQARLVAELFPDRDEQVRVFGLIDFVVQAGALLAQLFITSRVAQRMGVRTLLAAVPMLMCVGFLALAMAPTFAVLAGLMIVRRIGEYAFVRPGREMLFAPLDAESKYKAKNFIDTVVYRGGDALSGWAKSLIDLLGYGVALIAVIGAICAAVWGVLGWYLGGRADRGTVDLPVTESEAAVRR; encoded by the coding sequence ATGACCCTTTCCCCAACCCAGCGCCTGGCCCGCGCCATCAATGCGCAGCCCGGCGAGCTGGCTGCGGCGCTGGCCGGGTTCGCGCTGTTTTTCTGCCTGTTCTGCGGCTACTTCATGCTGCGCCCGATCCGTGAGTCGATGGGCATCCAGGCCGGCGTGGAAAACCTGCAGTGGCTGTTCACCGCCACCTTCGTGGTCATGCTGCTGGCGGTGCCGCTGTTCGCCTGGCTCAACTCGCGAGTGCCGCGCATCCATTTCATCGACTGGGTGTACGGCTTCTTCTGCCTCAACCTGCTGGGCTTTGCCGCGGCCTTCAGCCTGATGACCGAAAGCCTGTGGCTGGCGCGCACATTCTATGTGTGGATCTCGGTCTACAACCTGTTCGTGGTGTCGGTGGCCTGGAGCCTGATGGCCGACGTGTTCGACTCACCCCAGGCCAAGCGCCTGTTCGCTTTTATCGCCGCCGGTGCCAGCGTTGGCGGTCTGGCTGGGCCGGCGCTGAGCACATTATTGGTCGGCAGTATCGGTGCCAGCGGCCTGGCGCTCCTTGCGGCGCTGCTGCTAGCCGCAGCCATGGCGCTCAAGCATTACCTGATGGCCTGGCGCGAGCGAGCCGGAGCAGGGCGACCGGGCGCCAGCCAGGCGGAAAGCCCGCGTCGCCCAGTGGCAGGAAATCCGTTCAGCGGCATGACTCGGGTGTTCACCTCCTCCTATCTGTTGGGCATCTGCGCCTTCGTCATCCTGCTCGCCACCGTCACCACCTTTCTGTACTTCGAGCAGGCGCGGCTGGTCGCCGAGCTGTTTCCAGACCGGGACGAGCAGGTGCGGGTGTTCGGGCTGATCGATTTCGTCGTGCAGGCCGGCGCACTGCTGGCCCAGCTGTTCATCACCAGCCGGGTGGCCCAGCGCATGGGCGTGCGAACCCTGCTGGCCGCGGTGCCGATGCTGATGTGCGTGGGCTTTCTGGCCTTGGCTATGGCGCCGACCTTCGCAGTGTTGGCCGGGCTGATGATCGTGCGGCGTATCGGCGAATACGCCTTCGTGCGCCCGGGGCGGGAAATGCTCTTCGCGCCGCTGGATGCCGAGAGCAAGTACAAGGCCAAGAACTTCATCGATACCGTTGTCTATCGCGGCGGCGATGCGCTCAGCGGCTGGGCCAAGAGCCTGATCGACCTGCTCGGCTACGGTGTGGCGCTGATCGCGGTGATCGGCGCCATCTGCGCGGCGGTCTGGGGCGTGCTGGGCTGGTATCTCGGTGGGCGGGCCGATCGCGGTACAGTCGACCTACCGGTGACCGAGAGCGAGGCGGCGGTCAGGCGCTGA
- a CDS encoding hybrid sensor histidine kinase/response regulator — MRRLRIAIGLLVSLLLAGFCLSSVAAQRVATPYATGWSAFVDDSAQLDLDDVRSRRNQFLPLDDLAFTFPPSDRAVWLRFDVPEHQAPYWLWLFAPRVQYLDYYLLRGELIEQTVHSGESMPMSSRPLPSRAYLMSLPNDGQAREVYVRMTSNHPLMAWFKVIDEAELVSLERPAYLFGALLGALLLVVIYNLIRFAYMRSVCSLWLAALHTGLAVCAAANLGLLAAWVPQLGYNQSLIADSSALLAAFSLSAFVLGFFRQTPMRDSKLNRVLQGHALLALLLGLTIVTTGLLWYSAVVYLMVFLGTLAVLVVSGVHWHNGYQSARLLVVAMVVFNVGFGLFIPILFGFDQLDPGWLVIGVFTIATLSGVVLSAALAEHQRHIQRAASRARTALAANDAELRAKAEFLAKISHEIRTPMNGVLGMTELLLGTPLSAKQRDYVQTIHSSGNELLNLINEILDISKLESGQIELDDVQFDLNALTEDCLDIFRAKAELQKIELISFIQPQVPRIVSGDPTRLRQILLSLLDNAFKQTSEGEILLVVALDTSGDQPRLRFAVQDSGHPLDAAERDALLNTELQSRDFLSATRLGSRLGLIIARQLILLMGGEFGIQSGGNQGSTLWLTLPLDDARLQQPSTDIDGTLQGTRLLVVDDNDTCRKVLLQQCNAWGMNVSSVPSGKEALALLRTRAHMREYFDVVLLDQDMPGMSGMQLAAKIKEDPSLNNDILIIMLTGISHAPSKIIARNAGIKRILAKPVAGYTLKATLADELAQRQHGTDTPAITSPATLEVPRDFRILVAEDNSISTKVIRGMLGKLNLQPDTASNGEEALNAMKAQRYDLVLMDCEMPVMDGFSATEQLRAWEIAERRPRTPVVALTAHILSEHKERARQAGMDGHMAKPVELSQLRELIEYWVAERHPQAEDDTVTS, encoded by the coding sequence GTGCGTCGGCTCAGGATTGCCATCGGTTTACTCGTCAGCCTGCTCTTGGCCGGCTTCTGCCTGTCGAGCGTAGCCGCGCAGCGAGTGGCCACGCCGTACGCTACCGGCTGGTCGGCGTTCGTCGATGACAGCGCCCAGCTGGATCTGGATGACGTACGCAGCCGCCGCAACCAGTTCCTGCCTCTCGACGACCTCGCTTTCACCTTCCCGCCCAGCGACCGAGCCGTGTGGCTGCGCTTCGACGTGCCCGAACACCAGGCGCCCTACTGGCTGTGGCTGTTCGCGCCACGGGTGCAGTACCTCGACTACTACCTGCTGCGCGGCGAGCTGATCGAGCAGACCGTGCACAGCGGTGAGTCGATGCCGATGAGCTCGCGCCCGCTGCCCTCGCGCGCCTACCTGATGTCGTTGCCCAACGACGGCCAGGCTCGTGAAGTCTATGTCCGCATGACCTCCAACCACCCGCTGATGGCCTGGTTCAAGGTCATCGACGAGGCCGAGCTGGTCAGCCTCGAGCGCCCGGCCTACCTGTTCGGCGCGCTGCTCGGCGCCCTGCTGCTGGTGGTGATCTACAACCTGATTCGCTTCGCCTACATGCGCTCGGTGTGCAGCCTGTGGCTCGCCGCCCTGCATACCGGCCTGGCGGTGTGCGCCGCTGCCAACCTGGGCCTGCTGGCGGCCTGGGTGCCGCAGCTGGGCTACAACCAGTCGCTGATCGCCGACAGCAGCGCCCTGCTCGCCGCGTTCAGCCTGTCGGCCTTCGTGCTCGGTTTCTTCCGCCAGACGCCGATGCGCGACAGCAAGCTGAACCGTGTGCTGCAGGGCCACGCCCTGCTGGCGCTGCTGCTGGGCCTGACCATCGTCACCACCGGGCTACTCTGGTACAGCGCCGTGGTCTACCTGATGGTGTTTCTCGGCACCCTCGCGGTGCTGGTGGTCAGTGGCGTGCACTGGCACAACGGTTACCAGTCGGCGCGGCTGCTGGTGGTGGCCATGGTGGTGTTCAACGTCGGCTTCGGGCTGTTCATCCCCATCCTGTTCGGCTTCGACCAGCTCGACCCGGGCTGGTTGGTGATCGGCGTATTCACCATCGCCACCCTTAGCGGCGTGGTGCTCAGCGCTGCCCTGGCCGAGCACCAGCGCCACATCCAGCGCGCGGCCTCGCGGGCGCGCACTGCCCTGGCCGCCAACGACGCCGAGCTGCGTGCCAAGGCCGAGTTCCTGGCCAAGATCAGCCACGAGATCCGTACGCCCATGAACGGCGTGCTGGGCATGACCGAGCTGCTGCTCGGCACACCACTGTCGGCCAAGCAGCGCGACTACGTGCAGACCATCCACAGCTCGGGCAACGAGCTACTCAACCTGATCAACGAGATTCTCGACATATCCAAGCTGGAATCCGGGCAGATCGAGTTGGATGACGTGCAGTTCGATCTCAACGCCCTGACCGAGGACTGCCTGGACATCTTCCGCGCCAAGGCCGAGCTGCAGAAGATTGAGCTGATCAGCTTCATCCAGCCCCAGGTGCCGCGCATCGTCAGCGGCGACCCGACGCGCCTGCGGCAGATCCTGCTCAGCCTGCTCGACAACGCCTTCAAGCAGACCAGCGAAGGCGAGATCCTGCTGGTGGTGGCGCTGGATACCAGCGGTGATCAGCCGCGCCTGCGCTTTGCCGTACAGGACAGCGGCCACCCGCTGGATGCCGCCGAGCGCGACGCACTACTCAACACCGAACTGCAGAGCCGCGACTTCCTGTCGGCCACTCGCCTGGGCAGCCGCCTGGGGCTGATCATCGCCCGCCAGCTGATCCTGCTGATGGGCGGCGAATTCGGCATCCAGAGCGGCGGCAACCAGGGCTCCACCCTGTGGCTGACCCTGCCGCTGGACGACGCCCGCCTGCAGCAGCCGAGCACCGATATCGATGGCACCCTGCAGGGCACTCGCCTATTGGTAGTGGACGACAACGACACCTGTCGCAAGGTGCTGCTGCAGCAGTGCAACGCCTGGGGCATGAACGTCAGCAGCGTGCCGTCCGGCAAGGAGGCGCTGGCGCTGCTGCGCACCCGGGCGCACATGCGCGAATACTTCGACGTGGTGCTGCTCGACCAGGACATGCCGGGCATGAGCGGCATGCAACTGGCGGCGAAGATCAAGGAAGACCCGAGCCTCAACAACGATATCCTGATCATCATGCTCACCGGCATCAGCCACGCGCCGAGCAAGATCATCGCCCGTAACGCCGGCATCAAGCGCATCCTCGCCAAGCCGGTGGCCGGCTACACCCTCAAGGCTACCCTGGCCGACGAACTCGCCCAGCGCCAGCACGGTACGGACACGCCGGCCATCACCAGCCCGGCGACCCTGGAGGTGCCGCGCGATTTCCGCATTCTGGTCGCCGAAGACAACAGCATCTCCACCAAGGTGATCCGCGGCATGCTCGGCAAGCTCAACCTGCAACCCGACACCGCGAGCAACGGCGAGGAAGCCCTCAATGCCATGAAGGCCCAGCGCTACGATCTCGTGCTGATGGACTGCGAAATGCCGGTGATGGACGGCTTTTCCGCCACCGAACAGCTGCGCGCCTGGGAAATCGCCGAGCGTCGACCTCGCACGCCGGTGGTCGCGCTGACCGCGCACATCTTGAGCGAGCACAAGGAGCGCGCGCGCCAAGCCGGCATGGACGGCCACATGGCCAAGCCCGTGGAGCTCTCGCAGCTGCGCGAACTGATCGAGTACTGGGTCGCCGAGCGCCATCCCCAGGCCGAGGACGACACCGTCACCTCCTGA
- the purH gene encoding bifunctional phosphoribosylaminoimidazolecarboxamide formyltransferase/IMP cyclohydrolase yields MTDQTTRLPVRRALISVSDKTGILEFARELVALNVEILSTGGTYKLLKDNGVAAVEVADYTGFPEMMDGRVKTLHPKIHGGILGRRALDGAVMDEHGIKPIDLVAVNLYPFAATVAKPGCDLADAIENIDIGGPTMVRSAAKNHKDVAIVVNAGDYAGIVESLKAGGLSYAQRFDLALKAFEHTAAYDGMIANYLGTIDQSRDTLSTEDRGQFPRTFNTQFIKAQEMRYGENPHQKAAFYVEHADEACVATAVQLQGKELSFNNVADTDAALECVKSFVKPACVIVKHANPCGVAVVPEDEGGIRKAYDLAYATDTESAFGGIIAFNRELDGETAKAIVERQFVEVIIAPKISAAAREVVAAKANLRLLECGEWPAERAPGWDYKRVNGGLLVQSRDIGMIKAEDLKIVTQRAPSEQEIHDLIFAWKVAKFVKSNAIVYAKNRQTVGVGAGQMSRVNSARIAAIKAEHAGLPVPGAVMASDAFFPFRDGIDNAAKAGITAVIQPGGSMRDNEVIAAADEAGIAMVFTGMRHFRH; encoded by the coding sequence ATGACCGACCAGACCACCCGCCTCCCCGTCCGCCGTGCGCTGATCAGCGTGTCCGACAAGACCGGCATCCTCGAATTCGCCCGCGAGCTCGTCGCCCTCAACGTGGAAATCCTCTCCACCGGCGGCACCTACAAGCTGCTCAAGGACAACGGCGTGGCAGCAGTGGAAGTGGCCGACTACACCGGCTTCCCGGAGATGATGGACGGCCGGGTGAAGACCCTGCACCCGAAAATCCACGGTGGCATCCTCGGCCGTCGCGCCCTCGACGGCGCGGTGATGGACGAGCACGGTATCAAGCCGATCGACCTGGTGGCCGTCAACCTGTACCCCTTCGCCGCCACCGTCGCCAAGCCGGGCTGTGACCTGGCCGACGCCATCGAGAACATCGATATCGGCGGGCCGACCATGGTGCGTTCGGCCGCCAAGAACCACAAAGACGTGGCCATCGTGGTCAATGCCGGTGACTACGCCGGCATCGTCGAATCGCTGAAAGCCGGTGGCCTGAGCTACGCCCAGCGCTTCGACTTGGCCCTCAAGGCCTTCGAGCACACCGCCGCCTACGACGGCATGATCGCCAACTATTTGGGTACCATCGACCAGAGCCGCGACACCCTCTCCACCGAAGACCGCGGCCAGTTCCCGCGCACCTTCAACACCCAGTTCATCAAGGCGCAGGAAATGCGCTACGGCGAGAACCCGCACCAGAAAGCCGCGTTCTACGTCGAGCATGCCGACGAGGCCTGCGTGGCCACCGCCGTGCAGCTGCAGGGCAAGGAACTGTCGTTCAACAACGTGGCCGACACCGACGCCGCGCTGGAATGCGTGAAGAGCTTCGTCAAGCCGGCCTGCGTGATCGTCAAGCACGCCAACCCGTGCGGCGTCGCCGTAGTGCCGGAAGACGAAGGCGGCATCCGCAAGGCCTACGACCTGGCCTACGCCACCGACACCGAGTCGGCGTTCGGCGGCATCATCGCCTTCAACCGCGAGCTGGATGGCGAAACCGCCAAGGCCATCGTCGAGCGCCAGTTCGTCGAAGTGATCATCGCCCCGAAAATCAGCGCCGCTGCCCGTGAAGTGGTCGCTGCCAAGGCCAACTTGCGTCTGCTCGAGTGCGGCGAATGGCCGGCCGAGCGTGCGCCAGGCTGGGACTACAAGCGCGTCAACGGCGGCCTGCTGGTACAGAGCCGTGATATCGGCATGATCAAGGCAGAAGACCTGAAGATCGTTACCCAGCGCGCGCCGAGCGAGCAGGAGATCCATGACCTTATCTTCGCCTGGAAAGTGGCCAAGTTCGTCAAATCCAACGCCATCGTGTACGCCAAGAACCGCCAGACCGTCGGCGTCGGCGCCGGCCAGATGAGCCGCGTCAACTCCGCGCGCATCGCCGCCATCAAGGCCGAGCACGCCGGCCTACCGGTCCCGGGCGCGGTGATGGCCTCGGACGCCTTCTTCCCGTTCCGCGACGGCATCGACAACGCCGCCAAGGCCGGCATCACCGCGGTGATCCAGCCCGGTGGCTCGATGCGCGACAACGAAGTGATCGCCGCCGCCGATGAAGCAGGCATTGCCATGGTGTTCACCGGCATGCGCCACTTTAGGCACTAA
- the fis gene encoding DNA-binding transcriptional regulator Fis: protein MTLLTETLGSGIAPVSDNASLKQHLNTPSEEGQTLRGSVEKALHNYFAHLEGADVTDVYNLVLTEVEAPLLETVMNYVKGNQTKASELLGLNRGTLRKKLKQYDLL from the coding sequence ATGACACTGTTGACCGAGACTTTAGGAAGTGGGATTGCACCCGTGAGCGACAACGCCAGTTTGAAACAGCACCTCAACACACCGAGCGAAGAAGGCCAGACCCTGCGCGGCAGCGTCGAGAAAGCCCTGCACAACTACTTCGCTCACCTTGAGGGCGCAGACGTCACCGACGTCTACAACCTGGTGCTCACCGAAGTGGAAGCCCCGCTGCTGGAGACCGTCATGAACTACGTGAAGGGCAACCAGACCAAGGCCTCCGAGCTGTTGGGCCTGAACCGCGGCACCCTGCGCAAGAAGCTCAAGCAGTACGATCTGCTGTAA
- the purD gene encoding phosphoribosylamine--glycine ligase — translation MNVLIIGSGGREHALAWKVAQDKRVAKVFVAPGNAGTATEAKCENVAIDVLDIQALADFAEKNVQLTIVGPEAPLVKGVVDLFRSRDLDIFGPTAAAAQLEGSKAFTKDFLARQNIPTADYQNFTEVEPALAYLREKGAPIVIKADGLAAGKGVIVAMTLSEAEDAVRDMLSGNAFGDAGARVVIEEFLDGEEASFIVMVDGENVLPMATSQDHKRVGDADSGPNTGGMGAYSPAPVVTAEVHKRVMDEVIYPTVRGMAAEGNVYTGFLYAGLMIDKSGAPKVIEFNCRFGDPETQPIMVRLESSLVLLVEAALAKALDKVEATWDPRPTVGVVLAAGGYPGDYAKGDVIEGLDDAAQLEGKVFHAGTALKDGQVVTAGGRVLCATAIGASVADAQQQAYRLAAKIRWNGMFHRNDIGYRAIARERGDN, via the coding sequence ATGAACGTATTGATCATCGGCAGCGGCGGTCGTGAACACGCCCTGGCCTGGAAAGTGGCGCAGGACAAGCGCGTCGCCAAGGTATTTGTTGCACCGGGTAACGCCGGCACCGCCACCGAAGCCAAATGCGAGAACGTGGCCATCGACGTGCTGGACATCCAGGCGCTGGCCGACTTCGCCGAAAAGAACGTACAGCTGACCATCGTCGGCCCGGAAGCGCCGCTGGTGAAGGGCGTGGTCGACCTGTTCCGTTCCCGCGACCTGGACATCTTCGGCCCGACCGCCGCGGCGGCCCAGCTGGAAGGCTCCAAGGCCTTCACCAAGGATTTCCTGGCCCGCCAGAACATCCCGACCGCCGATTACCAGAACTTCACCGAGGTCGAGCCAGCCCTGGCCTACCTGCGCGAGAAGGGCGCACCGATCGTGATCAAGGCCGACGGCCTGGCCGCCGGCAAGGGCGTGATCGTCGCCATGACCCTGAGCGAGGCCGAAGACGCCGTGCGCGACATGCTGTCCGGCAATGCCTTCGGTGACGCCGGCGCCCGCGTGGTGATCGAGGAGTTCCTCGACGGCGAGGAAGCCAGCTTCATCGTCATGGTCGATGGCGAGAACGTGCTGCCGATGGCTACCAGCCAGGACCACAAGCGCGTTGGCGACGCCGACAGCGGCCCGAACACCGGCGGCATGGGCGCCTACTCGCCGGCTCCGGTAGTCACCGCCGAGGTGCACAAGCGGGTGATGGACGAAGTCATCTACCCGACCGTGCGCGGCATGGCGGCCGAAGGCAACGTCTATACCGGCTTCCTGTATGCCGGCCTGATGATCGACAAGAGCGGCGCGCCGAAGGTCATCGAGTTCAACTGCCGCTTCGGCGACCCGGAAACCCAGCCGATCATGGTGCGCCTGGAAAGCTCCCTGGTGCTGCTGGTCGAAGCCGCCCTGGCCAAGGCGCTGGACAAGGTCGAAGCGACCTGGGACCCGCGTCCGACCGTGGGCGTGGTGCTGGCCGCCGGCGGCTACCCGGGCGACTACGCCAAGGGTGACGTGATCGAAGGCCTGGACGACGCTGCTCAGCTGGAAGGCAAGGTGTTCCATGCCGGAACTGCGCTCAAGGATGGCCAGGTGGTCACCGCCGGCGGCCGCGTACTGTGCGCCACCGCCATCGGCGCAAGCGTGGCGGATGCCCAGCAGCAGGCCTATCGCCTGGCCGCGAAGATCCGCTGGAATGGCATGTTCCACCGCAACGACATCGGCTACCGGGCCATCGCCCGCGAGCGTGGCGACAACTGA
- a CDS encoding RecQ family ATP-dependent DNA helicase, whose translation MSTLKRVFGFDQLRPGQEKVISAVLAGRSAAAIFPTGSGKSLCYQLPALHLPHLTLVVSPLLALMQDQLAFLHRHGISAGSIDSAQSREQVSETMTKAKAGELKILMISVERLKNERFRNFISEVPISLLVVDEAHCISEWGHNFRPDYLKLPDYQRQFAIAQVLLLTATATPPVIADMQKKFAIADEDVVTTGFYRPNLNLLVEPVAGRDKQRRLEQWLGAKAGEPSIVYVTQQKTAEQVAEQLSQQGLSVSAYHAGMGHEVREAIQRRFMAGELGCIVATIAFGMGIDKRDIRNVVHFDLPKSVENYSQEIGRAGRDGEVSDCLVLANRDSLNVLENFVYGDTPELSGIVRVLEEIRGNSHGGQWEMTINALSDHSNIRQLPLKTLLVQLELRGIIAPRYAYFAEYRFKYLVEPEALLARFEGERRQFLEAIFNASARARTWCTVDFDALYSQHQAPRARVVKALDYLQERGWIELESKQMTDVYAVLQADFDGQALAAELHAYFVAQETSEIRRIQAMLALFASEQCLSQRLARYFGDEQAPAHCGHCSVCRGQVALLPEPPPLPPLAGRDRDELCAPFIAAHQAARVGELPGNECLARFLCGLSSPLFTRLKARQIKGFAALEDYPYGEVRAWLAGG comes from the coding sequence ATGTCCACGCTCAAACGTGTCTTCGGTTTCGATCAACTGCGTCCCGGCCAGGAGAAGGTAATCAGTGCCGTGCTCGCTGGCCGTTCGGCGGCGGCGATCTTTCCCACCGGTTCGGGCAAGTCCCTCTGCTATCAGCTACCAGCCCTGCATCTGCCGCACCTGACGCTGGTGGTGTCGCCACTGCTGGCGCTGATGCAGGATCAACTCGCCTTCCTGCACCGTCACGGCATCAGCGCCGGCAGTATCGATTCGGCGCAAAGCCGCGAGCAGGTCAGCGAGACCATGACCAAAGCCAAGGCCGGCGAGCTGAAGATCCTGATGATCTCGGTCGAGCGGCTGAAGAACGAGCGCTTTCGCAACTTCATCAGCGAGGTGCCGATTTCCCTGCTGGTGGTCGACGAGGCCCACTGCATTTCCGAGTGGGGCCACAACTTCCGCCCGGATTACCTGAAGCTACCGGACTACCAACGCCAGTTCGCCATTGCCCAGGTGTTGCTGCTCACCGCCACGGCAACTCCGCCGGTGATCGCCGACATGCAGAAGAAATTCGCCATCGCCGACGAGGACGTGGTCACCACCGGGTTCTATCGGCCAAACCTGAACCTGCTGGTCGAACCGGTGGCCGGTCGCGACAAGCAGCGGCGCCTCGAACAATGGCTGGGTGCCAAGGCCGGCGAGCCGAGCATCGTTTACGTCACTCAGCAGAAGACCGCCGAGCAGGTCGCCGAACAGCTGAGCCAGCAGGGCTTGTCCGTCAGCGCCTACCACGCCGGGATGGGCCACGAGGTGCGCGAGGCGATCCAGCGCCGTTTCATGGCCGGTGAACTCGGCTGCATCGTCGCCACCATCGCCTTCGGCATGGGCATCGACAAACGCGACATCCGCAACGTGGTGCATTTCGACCTGCCCAAGTCGGTGGAGAACTACAGCCAGGAGATCGGCCGTGCCGGTCGCGATGGCGAGGTCTCCGACTGCTTGGTGCTGGCCAACCGCGACAGCCTCAACGTGCTGGAAAACTTCGTCTACGGCGATACGCCGGAGCTGAGCGGCATCGTGCGGGTGCTCGAGGAGATTCGTGGCAACAGCCACGGCGGGCAGTGGGAGATGACCATCAATGCCCTGAGCGATCACAGCAACATCCGCCAATTGCCGCTCAAGACCCTGCTGGTGCAGCTGGAATTGCGCGGCATCATCGCGCCGCGCTATGCCTATTTCGCCGAATACCGCTTCAAGTACCTGGTCGAGCCAGAAGCGCTGCTGGCGCGCTTCGAGGGTGAGCGGCGGCAGTTTCTAGAGGCCATCTTCAATGCCTCGGCGCGGGCGCGTACCTGGTGCACCGTGGATTTCGACGCGTTGTACAGCCAGCATCAGGCGCCGCGGGCGCGGGTGGTCAAGGCGCTGGATTACCTGCAGGAACGCGGCTGGATCGAGCTGGAAAGCAAGCAGATGACCGATGTCTACGCGGTGCTGCAGGCGGACTTTGATGGGCAGGCGCTGGCGGCAGAGCTGCACGCCTATTTCGTCGCCCAGGAAACCAGCGAGATCCGCCGCATCCAGGCCATGCTGGCGCTGTTCGCCAGCGAGCAGTGCCTGAGCCAGCGCCTGGCCCGCTACTTCGGTGATGAGCAGGCGCCAGCGCATTGCGGACATTGTTCGGTGTGTCGCGGCCAGGTCGCCCTGCTGCCGGAACCACCGCCGCTGCCGCCTCTGGCCGGGCGCGACCGCGACGAGCTCTGTGCGCCGTTCATCGCCGCCCATCAGGCCGCGCGTGTCGGTGAATTGCCTGGTAACGAATGCCTGGCACGCTTTCTCTGCGGCCTCAGCTCGCCACTGTTCACCCGTCTCAAGGCCCGGCAGATCAAGGGTTTCGCCGCGCTGGAGGATTATCCCTACGGCGAGGTTCGCGCCTGGCTGGCGGGCGGCTGA